The Pan troglodytes isolate AG18354 chromosome 8, NHGRI_mPanTro3-v2.0_pri, whole genome shotgun sequence genome window below encodes:
- the LOC134806977 gene encoding thioredoxin-like codes for MVKQIESKVAFQEGLEAAGDKFVMVDFSATWYGPCKKIKLFFHSLSEKYSNMVFFEVHVADCQDVASECEVKCMPTFQFFVVVCLFVCWTKVGEFSGANKEKLEATINELV; via the exons ATGGTGAAGCAAATTGAGAGCAAGGTTGCTTTTCAGGAAGGCTTGGAGGCTGCAGGTGATAAATTTGTCATGGTTGACTTCTCAGCCACGTGGTATGGGCCTTGCAAAAAGATCAAGCTTTTCTTTCATTCCCTCTCTGAAAAGTATTCCAACATGGTATTCTTTGAAGTACATGTGGCTGACTGTCAGGATGTTGCTTCAGAATGTGAAGTCAAATGCATGCCAACcttccagttttttgttgttgtttgtttgtttgtttgtt GGACAAAAGTGGGTGAATTTTCTGGAGCTAATAAGGAAAAGCTTGAAGCCACCATTAATGAATTAGTCTAA